A single window of Candidatus Eisenbacteria bacterium DNA harbors:
- a CDS encoding ankyrin repeat domain-containing protein has product MVDETEETFESVHRLIKHGDRLGVRAWVSGGGDVNLRNKFGWSLLMLAALHGRTDMIEDLMEAGANAYLANDFGDTAVGLAHLKGFTRTAEAIERAMVRHGV; this is encoded by the coding sequence ATGGTCGACGAGACCGAAGAGACATTCGAGAGCGTTCATCGCCTCATCAAGCACGGGGATCGCCTAGGGGTGCGGGCCTGGGTGTCCGGGGGCGGCGACGTCAATCTCCGCAACAAGTTCGGCTGGTCTTTACTCATGCTCGCGGCTCTCCATGGTCGAACTGACATGATCGAGGATCTGATGGAGGCCGGAGCCAACGCGTACCTGGCGAACGATTTTGGCGACACAGCAGTCGGTCTCGCTCACCTGAAGGGGTTTACGCGAACGGCGGAAGCGATCGAACGCGCGATGGTGCGCCATGGCGTCTAA
- a CDS encoding GNAT family N-acetyltransferase, which translates to MTATRVMSVLELARIGEIDRSERITQQYRQRGQILELIEADIDAPRWGQPGEVTIEHRIEQWTRLVSAGGVPIGAFDGDNLIGFAVYVRATPETPAHLAVLHVTKPWRRHGIGRELTNEVVRLARTDGARRLYVSATPTRGTVDFYMSQGFKPLATPNERLFALEPDDIHLERVL; encoded by the coding sequence GTGACCGCCACACGCGTGATGTCTGTCCTCGAGCTGGCTCGCATCGGTGAGATCGACCGGTCGGAACGAATCACACAGCAGTACAGGCAACGCGGGCAGATATTGGAGTTGATTGAGGCGGATATCGATGCGCCGCGTTGGGGTCAGCCGGGAGAGGTCACCATCGAGCACCGCATCGAGCAGTGGACGCGCTTGGTGAGCGCAGGTGGCGTGCCGATTGGCGCCTTCGATGGTGACAATCTCATCGGATTCGCGGTCTACGTGCGAGCTACGCCTGAGACCCCAGCACACCTAGCCGTTCTCCATGTGACCAAGCCGTGGCGTCGTCACGGTATCGGTCGTGAGTTGACGAACGAGGTCGTCCGATTGGCCCGTACCGACGGTGCGCGGCGACTGTACGTGTCGGCGACGCCGACGCGTGGGACAGTCGACTTCTATATGAGTCAGGGCTTCAAGCCGCTGGCGACGCCGAATGAACGGCTCTTCGC